Proteins encoded within one genomic window of Vanrija pseudolonga chromosome 3, complete sequence:
- the RIT1 gene encoding tRNA A64-2'-O-ribosylphosphate transferase: MNDAAKAIKKHAAQHDLFNRLHSIAADERFVQKVAQEWFSNRFEVIANQRCGTWYCDPSTSSKAYAYFKSTDGHTLNWDFNLRRSNLSLASYAEEKGGFLLVDSTRRGKRMPDGLSKTVPIWCSVVNRAVQRRRARGGDAAADAEWDTTLYLPAQIVSPSEKAQIEPRLDVWAESLETSVLPLPELKKPLRPFFIHPATSRPPVIDANPAFTPIICVSASRWVNGEDGRGDPIPTATRLGDGWFARTVAFDYVPGAGDDDELWGRGLKPALYHEHKADLLSTPRDELPGLVDDLVEEGTGITAALEKVHLADSESTTSSLETLWTEATVVSPTLLVDLGPTIRSPQSSVLSSVTQRVTVRVVDIAKPSSSTSYVHACEATSDGPVIVFSLPSARTHPKEYGKALGQLVEHLQSKFPALGDKAALLISPGQQSELDTAVQFSTIGEQQKSEPSTWPSSLHLSKPDLQASQKSLLPLLVALTCSFPKLGHDAVDDPDVDKGVIAARLHSLVALWPEGNPPRAALKRVNEFLMS; this comes from the exons ATGAACGACGCCGCAAAGGCAATCAAGAAGCACGCGGCCCAGCATGACCTGTTCAACAGGCTTCATTCCATCGCCGCGGACGAGCGGTTTGTGCAAAAGGTGGCCCAGGAGTGGTTCAGCAATCGATTCGAAGTCATCG CGAACCAGCGGTGCGGCACTTGGTACTGTGATCCCTCT ACCAGCTCCAAAGCCTATGCCTACTTCAAGTCCACAGATGGCCACACTCTG AACTGGGACTTCAACCTGCGGCGGTCGAACTTGTCTCTTGCAAGCTATGCAGAGGAGAAGGGAGG TTTCCTGCTCGTCGACTCCACCCGTCGGGGAAAG AGAATGCCAGATGGGCTGTCAAAAACCGTTCCTATATGGTGTTCAGTTGTCAACCGTGCAGTtcagcgtcgtcgagctcggggtggagacgctgccgccgacgcagaATGGGACACAACTCTGTATCTGCCCGCGCAGATCGTGTCGCCCTCGGAGAAGGCTCAGATCGAGCCACGGTTGGACGTCTGGGCAGAATCGCTTGAA ACCTCCGTGCTTCCTCTCCCGGAGCTCAAGAAGCCCCTCCGCCCATTCTTCATCCATCCCGCAACGTCTCGCCCTCCTGTGATTGACGCCAACCCAGCCTTCACACCAATTATATGTGTGTCGGCCTCGCGATGGGTCAACGGGGAGGATGGCCGCGGAGATCCAATCCCCACTGCCACTCGGCTCGGTGATGGCTGGTTTGCGCGAACTGTCGCTTTCGACTACGTCcccggcgcaggcgacgacgacgagctaTGGGGCAGG GGCCTCAAACCTGCACTGTATCATGAACACAAGGCGGACCTCCTCTCCACGCCCAGGGACGAGCTGCCCGGGCTGGTAGACGATTTGGTCGAGGAGGGGACCGGCATCACGGCTGCTCTGGAGAAAGTCCATCTGGCGGACTCGGAGTCGACAACATCGTCTCTCGAGACATTGTGGACGGAGGCCACGGTTGTTTCTCCCACACTGTTGGTGGACCTCGGACCAACTATCCGATCGCCTCAGTCGTCTGTCCTCTCCTCGGTAACGCAGAGAGTGACAGTCCGGGTTGTGGATATTGCGAAGCCCTCAAGCTCCACCTCATATGTCCATGCCTGCGAAGCAACCTCGGATGGCCCCGTCATCGTCTTCTCCTTGCCGTCTGCACGAACCCACCCCAAGGAGTATGGCAAGGCATTGGGGCAGCTCGTGGAGCACCTACAAAGCAAGTTTCCAGCACTCGGGGACAAGGCGGCTCTGTTGATCAGCCCCGGACAACAGAGCGAGCTGGACACTGCCGTGCAGTTCAGTACCATCGGCGAGCAGCAAAAGTCAGAGCCTTCCACCTGGCCATCTTCGCTTCACCTCTCAAAGCCTGACCTTCAGGCGTCGCAGAAGTCTCTTCTTCCCCTGTTGGTGGCGTTGACGTGTAGCTTCCCCAAGCTCGGTCatgacgcggtcgacgatCCAGATGTGGACAAGGGCGTGATTGCTGCTCGGCTGCACTCCTTGGTAGCCCTCTGGCCAGAAGGCAACCCTCCGCGGGCTGCGTTGAAGAGGGTGAACGAGTTTTTGATGTCGTGA
- the HCS1 gene encoding DNA polymerase alpha-associated DNA helicase A codes for MLPNISSLSRAHLAIVNTIDTGNKPTSSPSCFMSKPGSGPKGKPAPANGKGKPFKSIPKTSDLLNANQQAKARGKGREKVVLKGVHDLIKNANKLPGAVQVERFAEVRAIEIQALQNAVKLAAAQSNSRAFQSLPRHLRRRAASHNPRRVPKRLRSRAKAEIDLGDNTARIHRKKAKLRARGNLRGESRTVQLRRRQIDKRWLATHLFHAKRFHMINLWGYRLPLSPTLKCFRSSYRAARRKATVQDVSFFGTVELQGDRSQILAALGKVTSVEVLWEPRLQQAGLRRVWIRIHPSIFDEALTAIREAVADERSEVQAKDLGDALESFEIMGPLAGHALSRILSLSAPSISEKKRRNIEVLLAMDPAQIPDGTVIGCQVHDPRLTFPHSSGTSVPQPSSAAIAKAILPSDDAVLAWSDLWNEDLRDRVSRPAYTKAELDTRRYKMATPGSKLQPTSKDDRIPINLLKRTIQSSGPDGASSAFHGFTLLIPKGWAMAFLPSFLFCRARHIGLQERRVQYREAGVPSFPEHWGAICAAGADWERTQAQEAQTRWLRKPPGKRPQYSALGTQYPFRPEWPEVLTSGADVAEESAMNGEDATCQPWLFTSALSSFLPKLRLASDQPAYLLNLVNTFRRRRGMEPFPEFEATRLFNNALVHVEVNATVKACYGVPSSSSSSKNGNGETSVVDLNGDTSMAEPTAASSDSRSEWLVGEQLDKALAANGGNDKIEVRWPFLSDSEPQDWEGREFVLVHVYSLLNIKPSNNTHPLLLVPPSNPSTLPLPDQALYCQMAFENLNAPIFSLLPAPLASLYAQNAVTGAVLHVGRKSSEVAIVTDSVVRWECSTSVDIGEADCEEYLEKLLLNDKVLTNELATVAGVSSWEPGQREKLVREIREFIFAECTGDDIEVPVAKGAAKAVVVAAVPETEDEAFDVAKKLTADAVPQPAASNSHKSKKAQAAAAAAAASKASAAADAAAAAIANDFIAVTIPSLPDKEIAVGPVRHRLFESSSLTIFERLQIWDGIAVVGDIARFKSFPVALATYLSPFLLSSTDLPSDSQADRVRLLSIPEYIANFKGATSEVAPFLGASMVAKRGLSLGGLGVASISVGLGGKSLIELCRPLAYHVNTALPPHSFRSGDPVRIEEHVATSGGKSKSKAKSDESVGLEGVVSKVTPERVVVAVSEGKDVDLPERLRLLKLANSATFDRMSRTLKHLERIILPEEAVGGDNSAADTKVPTNANIPLIQSLLGMQQPTWSDHVPRPISALPEDDPAIRWFGDRLNNSQKEAIDFCLRADQVACIHGPPGTGKTHTLVELIFQLLARPAAEGTTQPPRILVTTPSNLALDNLLLRLHALSQQAPYSTLLPPGSILRLGHPTRVHRDLLHETLDWRATNSDGGELVRDIGKEINGHLGDLGRKRGEKGAVKGRERGKKWEEVRELRKEYRQREAKVVTNVLNNLAFDIAIVDEATQAIEAVCWVPILKAKKLILAGDPQQLPPTILAKPENASKTKKAQQSNGKAGAAGGATSKEAEVQSKSDAEATASQADAPVPKDDKNVKGQTRLRPPRTLETTLFDRLERLYGAGIKKVLKVQYRMNKNIAAFPATTLYNDELFSDPSVADHTLLDLPTIVNPSSEDSQDLLSHTVVFFDTAGCEFFERTDGDSKGSIGEGSKSNDNEATIVAKWARKLVASGVPPSEVGIVTPYQAQVSLISSALQEEFPDMTIGSVDGLQGQERDSGAFQ; via the exons ATGCTGCCCAACATTTCAAGTCTGTCGCGCGCCCATCTTGCCATCGTCAACACCATCGACACTGGCAACAAACCGACCTCGTCCCCTTCGTGCTTCATGTCCAAACCCGGATCTGGGCCCAAGGGCAAGCCAGCGCCTGCAAATGGCAAAGGCAAGCCCTTCAAGTCCATCCCCAAGACCTCTGATCTCCTCAACGCCAACCAGCAAGCCAAGGCGAGGGGCAAGGGAAGGGAGAAGGTCGTGCTCAAGGGCGTCCATGACTTGATCAAGA ACGCCAACAAGCTGCCTGGAGCAGTCCAGGTCGAGCGCTTCGCCGAGGTCCGCGCCATTGAGATTCAAGCGCTCCAGAATGCCGTCAAGCTGGCAGC AGCCCAGAGCAACTCGAGGGCGTTCCAGTCTCTCCCTCGACACCTCCGTCGCCGGGCGGCGAGCCATAACCCCCGTCGCGTGCCCAAGCGATTGCGGAGCCGCGCCAAAGCCGAG ATTGACTTGGGCGATAACACCGCGCGCATTCATcgcaagaaggccaagctccGGGCACGTGGAAACTTGAGGGGAGAGAGTCGAACAGTGCAactgcgccgtcggcagA TTGACAAGCGATGGCTTGCTACGCATCTGTTTCACGCCAAGCGATTCCACATGATCAACCTATGGGGCTATCGACTCCCTCTGAGCCCTACCCTCAAGTGCTTCCGGTCATCGTATCGCGCAGCCCGCCGAAAGGCGACCGTCCAGGACGTTAGCTTCTTCGGTACCGTGGAACTCCAGGGAGATCGGTCACAGAttcttgccgcccttggcaAGGTGACCTCTG TCGAGGTCTTGTGGGAGCCTCGACTCCAACAGGCCGGTCTTCGGCGTGTCTGGATTCGCATTCATCCTTCCATCTTCGATGAGGCTCTGACAGCTATCCGCGAGGCGGTCGCCGATGAACGATCTGAGGTCCAGGCCAAGGATCTCGGAGATGCCCTCGAGTCGTTCGAGATCATGGGACCTTTGGCCGGACATGCCTTGTCTCGAATCCTCAGCCTCAGTGCACCATCAATATCCGAGAAGAAGCGGCGCAACATCGAGGTTCTCCTCGCAATGGATCCAGCGCAGATCCCCGACGGCACAGTCATTGGTTGCCAGGTTCATGATCCACGTCTTAC CTTTCCCCATTCGAGCGGCACGAGTGTCCCTCAACCCAGCTCCGCAGCCATTGCCAAGGCCATTCTGCCCTCTGACGATGCTGTTCTTGCGTGGAGCGACTTGTGGAACGAGGATCTTCGTGACCGCGTCTCCCGACCGGCTTacaccaaggccgagcttgacACCCGTCGCTACAAG ATGGCTACTCCTGGGTCTAAACTCCAGCCGACATCAAAGGATGATCGCATTCCCATCAACTTGTTGAAGAGGACCATCCAGTCGTCAGGACCGGATGGCGCTTCATCGGCATTCCACGGCTTCACGCTGCTGATCCCTAAGGGCTGGGCGATGGCCTTCCTGCCCTCTTTCTTATtctgccgagctcgtcacATTGGTCTGCAAGAGCGTCGTGTCCAGTACCGGGAAGCAGGTGTCCCATCTTTCCCCGAACACTGGGGTGCGATttgcgcggctggcgcggaCTGGGAGCGGACACAAGCACAGGAAGCACAAACACGTTGGCTGCGCAAGCCCCCGGGAAAGCGACCGCAGTACTCTGCATTGGGTACCCAGTACCCCTTCCGTCCAGAGTGGCCTGAGGTCCTCACA agtggcgccgacgtcgcggaggAGTCGGCCATGAACGGGGAAGATGCGACCTGCCAGCCATGGCTCTTCACATCAGCGCTGTCGTCCTTCCTCCCGAAGCTCCGTCTGGCAAGCGACCAGCCTGCATATCTCCTCAATCTAGTCAACACAttccgtcgtcgccgcgggaTGGAGCCCTTCCCGGAGTTTGAAGCTACTCGACTGTTCAACAATGCCCTTGTTCACGTCGAAGTTAATGCG ACTGTGAAGGCTTGCTATGGCGTCCcatcttcttcttcatcGAGCAAGAATGGAAACGGCGAGACAAGCGTCGTCGACTTGAATGGAGACACGTCCATGGCCGAGCCTACAGCTGCATCGTCGGATTCTCGAAGCGAATGGCTTGTCGGAgagcagctcgacaaggcctTGGCTGCCAACGGTGGGAACGACAAGATCGAGGTCCGATGGCCCTTCCTGAGCGATTCCGAGCCCCAGGATTGGGAGGGACGCGAGTTTGTCCT GGTCCATGTCTACTCGCTGTTGAACATCAAGCCCAGCAACAACACGCATCCGCTTCTCCTTGTTCCCCCATCGAACCCATCAACACTGCCGCTGCCTGACCAGGCACTGTACTGCCAGATGGCGTTTGAGAACCTCAACGCTCCCATCTTCTCCCTCCTGCCGGCGCCTTTGGCGTCGCTGTACGCGCAGAATGCCGTCACGGGCGCTGTCCTCCATGTTGGACGCAAGTCCTCGGAAGTGGCCATCGTGACAGATTCTGTCGTGCGCTGGGAGTGCTCAACGTCTGTCGACATTGGAGAGGCCGATTGCGAAGAGTACCTCGAGAAGCTCTTGCTCAACGACAAGGTCCTCACCAACGAGCTCGCTACCGTCGCTGGTGTTTCGTCCTGGGAGCCTGGACAGAGGGAAAAGCTGGTCCGAGAAATCCGCGAGTTCATCTTTGCCGAGTGCACTGGTGACGATATTGAGGTCCCCGTCGCCAAGGGAGCTGCCAaggccgttgtcgtcgcggcaGTGCCCGAgacggaggacgaggcctTTGATGTTGCCAAGAA GCTCACTGCCGATGCTGTCCCCCAGCCGGCGGCTTCCAATTCGCACAAGTCCAAGAAGGCTCAGgcagcggctgctgcggctgccgcctcCAAGGcgtcggctgctgctgatgctgcgGCAGCTGCCATCGCCAACGACTTTATTGCCGTGACCATTCCGTCCCTCCCCGACAAGGAGATTGCGGTTGGACCTGTCCGTCACCGTCTGT TCGagagctcgtccttgacgaTCTTTGAGCGCCTCCAAATCTGGGACGGCATCGCGGTTGTGGGCGACATTGCCCGCTTCAAGT CTTTCCCTGTTGCTCTCGCAACCTATCTCTCTCCATTCCTGTTGAGCAGCACCGACTTGCCATCGGATTCCCAAGCCGACCGTGTCAGATTGCTGAGCATTCC TGAATACATTGCCAACTTCAAGGGAGCGACGTCCGAGGTGGCGCCGTTCTTGGGAGCGTCGATGGTTGCGAAG CGAGGGCTCTCGCTCGGTGGCCTCGGTGTCGCGTCCATTAGCGTTGGTCTGGGCGGAAAGAG TTTGATTGAGCTGTGTCGCCCCCTCGCATACCATGTCAACACtgccctgccgccgcacTCGTTCCGGAGCGGAGACCCCGTCCGGATCGAAGAGCATGTCGCCACCTCTGGAGGCAAGAGCAAGTCCAAGGCGAAGAGCGATGAGTCAGTCGGGCTGGAAGGGGTGGTATCCAAA GTGACCCCCgaacgggtcgtcgtcgccgtcagcGAAGGCAAGGATGTAGACCTGCCCGAGAGGCTAAGATT GTTGAAGCTCGCCAACTCAGCAACCTTTGACCGCATGTCGCGTACCCTCAAGCACTTGGAGCGCATCATCCTGCCCGAGGAGGCTGTTGGCGGGGACAACAGCGCTGCCGACACCAAGGTGCCGACGAACGCCAACATCCCTCTGATCCAATCTTTGCTGGGCATGCAGCAACCTACCTGGAGCGACCACGTTCCACGGCCAATCTCGGCACTGCCAGAGGACGACCCTGCCATACGCTGGTTTGGTGACCGGCTGAACAATAGTCAGAAGGAGGCGATCGATTTCTGTCTTCGAGCGGACCAGGTTGCGTGCATTCATGGGCCTCCGGGG ACGGGAAAGACGCATaccctcgtcgagctcatctTTCAGCTCCTTGCTCGGCCGGCAGCAGAGGGTACCACGCAGCCACCACGCATCCTGGTGACTACCCCGTCCAACTTGGCACTCGATAACCTGCTCCTTCGCCTTCACGCCTTGTCTCAGCAAGCCCCGTACTCGACTCTCCTACCACCAGGTTCTATTCTGCGTCTCGGCCACCCGACTCGCGTCCACCGCGACCTCCTACATGAGACTCTTGACTGGCGGGCTACGAATAGCGATGGCGGAGAGCTCGTTCGCGACATTGGCAAGGAGATCAACGGCCACTTGGGCGACCTGGGGAGGAAGCGTGGTGAGAAGGGTGCTGTCAAGGGACGAGAGCGTGGCAAGAagtgggaggaggtgcgcgagctccgaaaaga GTAtcgccagcgcgaggccaaAGTCGTCACGAACGTA CTCAACAACTTGGCGTTTGATATCGCCATCGTGGATGAAGCTACACAGGCAATCGAGGCGGTCTGCTGGGTGCCTATTCTCAAGGCGAAGAAGCTCATTCTCGCTGGTGATCCTCAGCAG CTTCCTCCGACTATTCTGGCAAAGCCTGAGAATGCGTCAAAGACGAAGAAGGCTCAACAGAGCAATGGCAAGGCCGGGGCAGCGGGAGGCGCGACTtccaaggaggccgaggttcAGTCAAAGTCGGATGCTGAAGCCACGGCCTCTCAAGCGGATGCCCCGGTgcccaaggacgacaagAATGTCAAGGGGCAAACACGTCTGCGCCCCCCTCGAACCCTTGAAACCACTCTGTTTGATCGACTTGAGAGGCTCTACGGGGCTGGAATCAAGAAGGTCCTCAAGGTGCAATATCG TATGAACAAGAACATTGCTGCCTTCCCAGCGACCACGCTGTACAACGACGAACTATTCTCAGACCCATCCGTCGCCGACCACACCCTTCTGGATCTCCCCACGATTGTCAACCCATCGAGTGAAGACTCACAGGATTTATTGAGTCACACTGTCGTCTTCTTCGACACCGCCGGGTGCGAGTTCTTTGAGCGCACGGACGGGGACTCGAAGGGCTCGATCGGTGAGGGAAGCAAGAGCAATGATAATGAGGCTACGATTGTGGCGAAGTGGGCACGCAAGCTG GTGGCATCCGGCGTCCCACCGTCTGAAGTGGGCATCGTCACACCATACCAGGCGCAGGTGTCGCTCATCTCATCTGCATTGCAAGAGGAGTTCCCCGATATGACGATTGGAAGTGTCGACGGTCTGCAAGGCCAGGAACGTGAT TCTGGTGCGTTCCAATGA
- the sorT_1 gene encoding Major facilitator-type transporter sorT, whose amino-acid sequence MCLLLIVPQSSRSSSKMPTLQPLSSSSPPTTLSMAGTAVAPTTQTHPDRRPQSLSSESATASCSSEGGGSKPPLPPPGIQITRYRSLEGVSPAAPLARILSPRRDGPASSQDSDDDRHPNPYPGSGTLDDPYLVDFLPGERANPYNWSSAYRWGVTAVVAVSTLCIAFCSSAYASTLGDVERRFHVSTEVGIVGLSLYVLGFGVGPLIWAPLSEIYGRTAAFAMSYPLFCVFNLVCAVSQNIETLLIARLLAGTFGSSPITNAGAQISDMWASHERALATTLFSLAPFLGPVFGPIVGGFVAQYKGFRWVFWVQFFFSLVMLILTFFLVPETYAPTLLRRKAKRLQQEADDAGTGEHFIAKFDKVKLARAEVFKVNMSRPFQLIVRELIVFSLGIYGAIVYATLYLFFAVFPIVFRQYRGWSLGVSGLAFTGMGVGLIIGNSLTPLFPKFYNRAVANAAARGEKVAPEARLPAACIGAVLLPVGLFWFAWTSTPNVPWIVPIIASVPFGTGFLLIFSSMTLYLIDAYELYAASALASAAVLRAIFAAVFPLFTTYMYKNLGLHWAGTLVAFLSLSCTPMPFLFHRYGYVLRRNSKYAPSAPRDANNVAKVPQPRDQEALEPEYGPHAGEHVEADREKRTESAV is encoded by the exons ATGTGTCTATTACTCATTGTCCCAcagagcagcaggagcagcagcaagatGCCGACACTCCAGCCgctgtcatcgtcgtcgccgccgacgacgctaTCGATggccggcaccgccgtcgcgcccacAACCCAGACCCACCCCGATCGGCGACCCCAAAGCCTGAGCAGCGAATCCGCCACGGCAAGCTGCAGTTCCGAAGGCGGCGGGTCAAAgccgcccctccctccccccggCATCCAAATAACGCGATACCGGTCGCTCGAGGGCGTGtcgcccgctgcgccgctcgcgcgcatcCTCTCGCCGCGCCGGGACGGCCCCGCATCATCTCAAGATTCAGACGACGACCGGCACCCGAACCCCTACCCCGGCTCCGggacgctcgacgacccgTACCTCGTCGACTTTCTCcccggcgagcgagcaaacCCGTACAactggtcgtcggcgtaccGGTGGGGCGTGACCGCGGTCGTGGCCGTCTCGACGCTGTGCATCGCGTTCTGCTCGTCGGCTTACGCCTCCACGCTGGGGGATGTCGAGCGGCGCTTCCACGTCTCGACCGAggtcggcatcgtcggccTGAGCCTCTACGTCCTTG GCTTTGGCGTCGGACCACTCATCTGGGCGCCACTGTCAGAGATCTACGGCCGGACCGCCGCGTTCGCAATGTCGTACCCCTTGTTCTGCGTCTTCAACCTCGTCTGCGCCGTCTCGCAGAACATTGAGACGCTCCTCATTGCGCGTCTGCTCGCTGGCACATtcggctcgtcgcccatCACCAATGCCGGCGCCCAAATCAGCGACatgtgggcgag CCACGAGCGTGCATTGGCCACGACGCTCTTCTCCCTCGCCCCCTTCCTAGGGCCAGTGTTCGGCCCCATTGTTGGCGGCTTCGTGGCACAGTACAAGGGCTTCCGCTGGGTCTTCTGGGTCCAGTTCTTCTTCTCCCT TGTAATGCTCATACTcaccttcttcctcgtccccGAAACATACGCCCCGACACTGCTGCGccgcaaggccaagcgccTCCAGCaagaggccgacgacgccggcacaGGCGAACACTTTATCGCCAAGTTCGATAAGGTCAAGCTGGCCCGCGCAGAGGTGTTCAAGGTCAACATGAGCCGCCCGTTCCAGCTCATCGTGCGCGAGCTCATCGTGTTCTCGCTTGGAATCTACGGCGCAATCGTCTACGCGACGCTGTATCTCTTCTTCGCGGTATTCCCCATCGTGTTTCGGCAGTACCGCGGCTGGTCTC TCGGCGTCTCCGGCCTCGCCTTCACGGGCATGGGCGTCGGCCTCATCATCGGCAACTCCCTCACGCCGCTCTTCCCCAAGTTCTACAACCGTGCCGTTGCCAACGCCGCTGCCAGAGGTGAGAAAGTCGCACCCGAGGCCCGCCTCCCCGCCGCATGTATCGgtgccgtcctcctccctgTCGGCCTCTTCTGGTTCGCATGGACATCAACCCCAAACGTACCCTGGATCGTGCCAATCATCGCCTCTGTCCCCTTCGGAACGGGGTTCCTCCTCATCTTTTCATCAATGACACTGTATCTCATCGACGCGTACGAGCTCTACGCTGCTTCAGcactcgcctcggccgctgTCCTCAGAGCCATCTTCGCCGCCGTGTTCCCCCTCTTCACAACCTACATGTACAAGAACCTCGGCCTCCACTGGGCAGGAACTC TCGTCGCCTTCCTCTCTCTGTCATGCACGCCGATGCCGTTCCTATTTCATCGCTACGGCTACGTCCTTCGAAGAAACTCCAAGTAcgcgccctcggcaccgcGAGATGCCAACAACGTGGCCAAGGTGCCACAGCCTAGGGACCAAGAGGCCCTTGAGCCAGAATATGGTCCTCACGCCGGGGAACACGTCGAGGCGGATCGTGAGAAGCGCACTGAGTCGGCCGTATAG
- the PDE1 gene encoding 3',5'-cyclic-nucleotide phosphodiesterase, giving the protein MPARTRRAANASSTKDISSLAPPTSSSLGSSTTSHSITANVNMSSPGPSREPAFEMVILGCGGGPLETDCSGYLVKPLKSRWEDGVLALEGGSGIGALANLLKTQSPTSLFPTVVFPETHTTPVLQAAYIFSFLTCYLITHAHLDHAASLIMMSGSVPPRIREPYPSGHAHTPSSGTTPPIDICPPRRIPVYARRETLDKLAGAYGGGLWPELSTWALEQDPSNGGKRKRRRVEEDLTGVGPMFSTQLHWTLPVSTLLFPTSHGCTSQGAYPSSAVFVRYDPSLLSTEPQGSASASASQSKLSTPPDEESVTGDGVGGASSGSEFLFFGDVESAWRAPSEEHIDKKNGELAHELNTAIWRRAAQSFAQGRLSSIFAQVPAADREQIECSYDSSRPAALMYGHLSPPGILHELQTMASFLPKGPHLTAADV; this is encoded by the exons ATGCCTGCAAGGACAAGGCGAGCGGCCAACGCGTCCAGCACCAAAGACATCTCATCTCTAGCCCCACCAACATCGTCGTCTTTGGGGAGCTCGACCACATCACATTCAATCACGGCGAATGTCAACATGTCAAGTCCGGGCCCAAGTAGGGAGCCTGCATTTGAGATGGTTATTCTCGGATGTGGGGGAGGTCCCCTGGAGACAGACTGCTCTGG CTACCTGGTCAAGCCTCTGAAGAGCCGGTGGGAAGATGGAGTCCTCGCGTTGGAAGGCG GTTCGGGCATCGGAGCTCTGGCCAACCTGCTCAAGACACAATCTCCTACGAGCCTGTTTCCTACTGTTGTCTTCCCCGAGACACATACGACGCCAGTTCTACAGGCAGCGTACATCTTCTCCTTCCTCAC GTGCTACCTCATCACCCATGCCCATCTCGATCATGCGGCCTCGCTCATCATGATGTCTGGCTCTGTTCCACCTCGAATCCGCGAACCGTATCCGAGTGGACACGCCCATACTCCGTCCTCggggacgacgccgccgatcgACAtttgccctcctcggcgtaTCCCAGTGTACGCACGACGAGAGACACTCGATAAGCTCGCCGGGGCGTACGGAGGCGGACTATGGCCAGAATTGTCCACTTGGGCGTTAGAGCAAGATCCTAGCAACGGCGGCAAACGCAAGCGTAGAAgagtcgaggaggacctgACCGGTGTTGGGCCTATGTTCTCAAC CCAGCTGCACTGGACGTTGCCAGTCAGCACTCTGCTGTTCCCCACGTCACACGGGTGCACTTCGCAAGGAGCCTACCCGTCATCCGCCGTCTTTGTTCGATACGACCCATCTCTCCTCTCCACCGAGCCACAAggttcggcgtcggccagTGCCAGCCAGAGCAAGTTATCCACACCACCCGACGAGGAGAGTGTCACCGGggacggcgtcggtggggcTTCATCGGGAAGCGAGTTCCTCTTCTTCGGAGACGTGGAGAGCGCTTGGAGAGCGCCGTCCGAGGAACATATCGATAAGAAAAACGGCGAACTTGCGCATGAGCTCAATACCGCCATCTGGCGACGGGCTGCCCAGAGTTTTGCCCAAGGGCGACTGTCGTCGATCTTT GCTCAAGTGCCAGCGGCTGACCGCGAGCAGATCGAGTGCTCGTACGATTCAtcccgcccagccgccctCATGTATGGCCACCTGTCGCCGCCAGGCATTCTGCACGAGTTGCAGACAATGGCGTCCTTCCTTCCAAAGGGGCC TCACTTGACCGCTGCTGACGTTTAA
- the rpsR gene encoding 30S ribosomal protein S18, giving the protein MLAPLRSLRALHTTPARAGPSAADFLARLTGSQATAAGSSSSSSSAAAGSSQQATPQSPHDAARNMIGSVGMRDLTLEDDGRQPFRPNLITPPMLYAHDKLYGREHRGQKRPLLGPPKRIAKQIDPFYIRKANPVDHALNPLMAGAFINPIGKILSRAETGLTWKSQRRAGKLVRRARAMGVISYFSRVPRPGGLGDRDYKMSPF; this is encoded by the exons ATGCTCGCGCCCCTGCGCTCTCTTCGTGCGCTgcacaccacccccgcccgcgctggccccagcgccgccgacttCCTCGCCCGCCTGACGGGCTCGCAGGCGACCGCGGCggggtcctcctcgtcttcgtcgtccgCTGCGGCCGGCTCGTCCCAGCAGGCGACACCGCAGTcgccgcacgacgccgcgcgcaacatgatcggcagcgtcggcatGCGCGACCTCACGCTCGAGGATGACGGCCGCCAGCCGTTCCGTCCCAACCTG ATCACCCCGCCCATGTTGTACGCCCACGACAAGTTGTACGGCCGCGAACACAGGGGCCAGAAGCGCCCGCTCCTCGGCCCGCCCAAGCGCATCGCAAAGCAGATCGACCCGTTCTACATCCGCAAAGCCAACCCCGTCGACCACGCCCTCAACCCCCTCATGGCCGGCGCGTTCATCAACCCCATCGGCAAGATCCTCAGCCGCGCAGAGACGGGCCTCACGTGGAAGTCgcagcgccgtgccggcaagcttgtccgccgcgcccgcgccatGGGCGTCATCTCCTACTTCTCGCGCGTGCCCCGCCCCGGCGGACTCGGCGACCGCGACTACAAGATGTCGCCGTTCTAG